One window of the Prinia subflava isolate CZ2003 ecotype Zambia chromosome 1, Cam_Psub_1.2, whole genome shotgun sequence genome contains the following:
- the LOC134562647 gene encoding keratin, type I cytoskeletal 9-like, whose translation MLTGMLTISPVPAVALSTECPQPPSPEDSGLLQDGGSLGGSKSSSEGSSQGGSKSDSEGGSKGDSEGCSKGDSEGGREGDSEGGSEGGSEGDSEGVSERGSEGGSEGGSKGDSEGDSEGDSEGDSEGGSEGGSEGGSEGGGEGGSEGGSEGDSEGGSEGDSEGGSEGGSEGGGEGGGEGGSEGDSEGVSEGDSEGGSEGDSEGGSEGGSEGDSEGVSEGVSEGGSEGGSEGGSVGRPPSAAEPSEAGVHLETMLEIASNSGTGSWPDT comes from the coding sequence CTGTAGCCTTATCTACAGAGTGTCCGCAGCCGCCATCTCCTGAGGATTCAGGCCTTTTGCAGGATGGTGGCAGCTTGGGTGGCAGtaaaagcagcagtgaaggtAGCAGCCAGGGTGGCAGCAAGAGTGACAGTGAGGGTGGCAGCAAGGGTGACAGTGAGGGTTGCAGCAAGGGTGACAGTGAAGGTGGCAGGGAAGGTGACAGTGAAGGGGGCAGTGAAGGTGGCAGTGAAGGGGACAGTGAAGGGGTCAGTGAAAGGGGCAGTGAAGGGGGCAGTGAAGGTGGCAGTAAAGGTGACAGTGAAGGGGACAGTGAAGGTGACAGTGAAGGTGACAGTGAAGGTGGCAGTGAAGGTGGCAGTGAAGGCGGCAGTGAAGGGGGCGGTGAAGGTGGCAGCGAAGGTGGCAGTGAAGGGGACAGTGAAGGTGGCAGTGAAGGGGACAGTGAAGGTGGCAGTGAAGGCGGCAGTGAAGGCGGCGGTGAAGGTGGCGGCGAAGGCGGCAGTGAAGGGGACAGTGAAGGGGTCAGTGAAGGGGACAGTGAAGGGGGCAGTGAAGGGGACAGTGAAGGTGGCAGCGAAGGTGGCAGTGAAGGGGACAGTGAAGGGGTCAGTGAAGGGGTCAGTGAAGGTGGCAGTGAAGGTGGCAGTGAAGGTGGCAGTGTGGGCCGGCCGCCCTCTGCCGCGGAGCCCTCAGAGGCCGGAGTGCATTTGGAAACAATGCTCGAGATCGCTTCCAACAGCGGGACAGGTTCATGGCCCGATACTTGA